The region TAAGCGAAGCGCTGTCGGCAAGGACGCTTTCGTCCTGGAAAATGCCATCCAGGGGGCCTTCGTCCGGGGCAATCACCTCGTTCGGGTAAACTTCATCGAGCGCCCGCACCAAAAGTACGGACATCTTGAGCCTGTAGAGGGAATCCTCCTTCGGGCTCACGTTCGCATAGACAGAATCGTAATGTTCGGTAACAAGAGTGCGCAACGACCTCTGGAGGTAGCGCCTAGCCAGGTTCCATTCCTGGTTGTCCATCGCCTGCAAGGCATACTGGTAGTTTTCCCACGAGGGGCGTATAGACAGGGAATCGGAGACCTTGAACCGCAAGGACCATTCGGCAAAAGACACCGTATCGCTCACAGGCGGTTCAACCACCTGCACATCGGCAAGGCCGGACGCAGCCTGGTTCGGAGCACAGGCCAGCAGCACGGATGTCGCCAGAACGGCTAAGAAATAGCCAACAAGCCTAAGCCTGCGGGTCACTGATCGAAATCCAGGTCTTCGGCGTAATCAGACCAAATCTGGTCGCGCTTGAAGGAAGGATGATCGAAGTCAACTTCTTCGTCAACTTCTTCTTCTTCCTCAATTTCCTCCTCTTCCTCTTCGTTAGAAAAGGGCATAGGGGCATCGAAACCATCACCTTTGGGGCGGCGTCCACAATGATAGGCGAATTGCAACATAATACCTCTTACTTCAGTGTAACACCCGCTCCATTCCATACAGGATAACTCCGCACATGACCAGGGCGGCGACCATCTGGAGGACGATTATCACGCGGTTCACGTGATACGCCTTCTGCGCCTTCCTGTGCCAGGAGGGGATACTCTGTTTGTCTTTGGACACGGGACTCACGGAGGCAAATATATACATAATCTTTAAAATGGAAATAGGGAAAACGAAAAAAAGTTAAATTTTTTACGGATTATGAAGAAAATCCTCTTCACACTGCTTATTTTGGCCTCAATCCTCCCTGCCCAGATTGGTCCCGGCAGGAACACCGAGGGCGTACACGTCCCTGCCGCGGGTACGCTCGAGCAAGGTTTCCTCCTGATTTCGGGAAGCTACGAGGCGGTAAGTGACGGACATGCGCTCGCCATGGACGGCTACAAGGTGCTCGGAACCGACTCCACCTACGCCCTCGACAAGAACACGCCCTCGTCGGGCGGCGCATTCGCTTTCGGGATAGGCATCACAGACAACATCGAATTCGGCGCGCGCCTGCCCATCTACTACGAAGGCGAAATTGCCGGCACCGACCTCGGCGGCTTCGGCCTGGGCGACCTGCAGGCCTACCTCAAGTACTCCTACCCCATCCCGTCGACTCCGGTAGACCTCGCGATTTACGCCGAGACGACCGCCCCCACGGGAACACGGAGCATCGGGTTCCGTCCCAGGCACCAGTGGTTCGTCTACGAAGAAGAAGACTCGTACGCCTTCACGGCGGGCAAGTGGGCCCTATTCTTCGCCGGCCTCATTTCCGTAAACCTCGGGGACTTCGCCCACTGGAACACCTACCTGGGCTACCTCCACGTGATGGAGTCCGACAACCACACCCTGCTCTGGGGCTCGGGATTCGAGCTGTTCCCCAAAAGGACCGTCTCGGGCATCATCGAAGTATCCGCCGAAACGGGCCTGTTAAAGGACAAGGCGATCAACGCCCTCCGGAACGACGTCTTGCGCCTGACTCCGGCCGTCAAGATCCACCTGCCCAACGAACTCAACCTCCTGCTCGGGATGGACATCGGCATAGACTTCGTCCGCAAGGCCACGCTCGACAACAGCATCGAAGTGCACAGGAGGAGCGGCGAACGCAACCTCGAATACAACGTACGCGGAACGCCCGAATATTCACTGGTACTCGCCATCACGAAAACCCTCGACTTCAGCCGCAGGGATGCCGACAACGACGGCGTGATAGACAAAGAAGACCTCTGCCCCAACACCGAACTCGGGGTCGCGGTCAACAGCAGGGGCTGCCCCGTGGACCTCGACCAGGACGGTATCCTCAACATCATGGACGACTGTCCGGGAACCCCGCGCGGGCTGCAGGTCGACTACAAGGGATGCCCCATCGATTCCGACGGAGACAGCATTCCCGACTATGCGGACAAGTGCCCCAACACGCCGAAGGGAACAGCAGTCGATGACGACGGCTGCATACTCGACAGCGATGGCGACGGCGTGGACGACCGCCGCGACAAGTGCCCGAACTCCCTTTCGAGAGACAAGGTGGACGAATTCGGATGCCCCCTCGACGATGACCACGACGGAGTGCTCAACGACAACGATTCCTGCCCCGAGACCCCGCGCGGCTACCCCGTCGATAAACAAGGATGCCCGCTGGACTTCGACCACGACGGTGTCCCGAACGAAATTGACATGTGTCCGAACAGCCACGCAGGCGAAATCGTCGACGAAGACGGATGCCCCGCAGACTACGACAAGGACGGCGTTCCCGACAGCAGGGACCAGTGCCTCGAAACGCCTTACGGATTCTCGGTCGACATAAACGGATGCCCCAGCGACCACGACCGCGATAGCGTACCCGACGCGCTGGACAAGTGCCCGAACACACCTCCCAAGGCGGCGGTCGATTCCATCGGTTGCCCCATCGACAGCGACGGCGACGGAATCCTCGACTACCTGGACAAGTGCCCCGGAACGTTCAAGAACATCATCGTCGGCAGCAACGGCTGCCCCCTGAAACCGAAGAACAACCTGAACATGCTGGCCGCCCACATCAAGTTCAAGAACAATACCGATGTTCTCCTGAATTCGAGCTACACGGCGCTGAACGACGTCATCTACCTCATGCGCAAGCACGTGTTCTTCCTCGAAGTCCAGTGCAGCAACGTGAACGGGCAGGAAGCCTCCGACAAGCAGGCCCAGGCAATCGCCAACTACATGATCGACAAGGGTATCGACATGAACCGCATCAAGGCCCAGGGATTCGGCACCAAGCTCCCGCAGGGTGAGGAATACCGCCTGTGGAATTCGAGCGGCGTGAGGCTCATCCCCTACGAAGAAACAACCGTCGAAGAACAAGAATGATCAATACGACTCTCTGCTACATCGAGCAGGAAGGCAAGTACCTCCTGCTCCACCGCGTCAAGAAGAAGAACGATATCAACAAGGACAAGTGGATTGGCATCGGCGGCAAGTTCGAGGAAGGCGAATCGCCCGAGGACTGCATCCGCCGCGAAACGATGGAAGAGACGGGCCTTACGCTCATTCGCCCGAAGTACCGCGGGATTGTGACATTCATCAGCGACGGCATGCAGGAAACGGAATTCATGCACCTGTTCACCGCGACAGAATTTGCGGGCGAACTCAAGGAGTGCGACGAAGGGACGCTGGAATGGGTCCCGAAAGAAGACGTGGTGAAACTCCCCCACTGGGACGGCGACCTGATTTTTCTCGCCCTGCTGGAACGCGGCGAGCCGTTCTTCTCGCTCAAGCTTACCTATGTAGGTTCGACACTCACCGAAGCCCTGCTGAACGAGACTCCGGTATTCGTCAAAGATTTCGTGAAATAATTGAACGTCAAGGACTGCGCAGGTATCGCGTAGTGACTACCACTTCGCAAGCGCGTTCGCGATAATCAAATCCTGCAACTTCTCGATAGCGCGGGCCTGGCCGTGGCGGTCTTCGACCTCGTTCTTCTGCACGTCGTAAACGCCTTCCGCAGAAAGAGACTTGTTCTCGTAAATGATGCGTTCCTTCACGTTGTCGTAGAACTTCACGCTCACGCGAATTGTCACGCGGTAAGTTTCCACATCGCTGTTGCTGTTGTAGTTTTCGGGCTTGTTGGTGTACCCGATCAGCGTCATCTGGAAATCGGCATTCGCATCGTCGTTCACGAGGCGCACGCCACCCGCATTCTTCTTGAACATTTCGACAACCGCCGTATGGATGTTGTTGGCCAACACCGGATCGAGCGTCTTGTCTTCGACTTCGTGAATCTGCACCGTCTTGATATGGCTCGGCAACGTACTTGCCGTAAAGCTGTAGCAGCCCGTCAATGCGCCCGCGACCGCGAGCACGACACATGCTAAAAGGAACTTCGCCGAAGTCATTTTACGAAACATTTCAATCATGTCGTAAATGTAGTTTTATTTTTATATTGTATAAAAAGGAATCCGCAAGAATGACCGCACGCTCGTATAAAGTCGCTGGGCACGTGTTTACGCTCGAATCAGACCTCAATATCGACGAGGGTCTCAAGAACTACGCCCCGTTCGCCGTTCCCGCAGGCGAAAGCGCTCCGGCAGTTTTCACGCTCCGCATCGTGCAGTTCACCTCGCCTATCGAATACACCGAAGAAACCCGCCAAGACGAAGAAGGCCAGCAGATAATTTGCGGGCGCACCGCCGGCAGGCAAAGCGTTTTCGAATTCACGCTCACGCACAAGCACGCGGGCACGCTCGTCTGCGACGAAGGTTACAAGAATTCCACCCTGTACCTCACCGACTTCGCGCCACGTTTCGGCATCAACAACGCCCTGATGGTCCTCTACGCTCTCGCAACCGCGCCCCTCGGTACAGCGCTGTTCCATTCGGCGGTGGTCGAACACGGTGGTTACGGCTACATGTTCCTCGGCAAGAGCGGAACGGGCAAGAGCACCCATGCGCGGCTCTGGCTTGAAAACATCGAGAACACGACGCTCCTGAACGACGACAACCCGGTAGTGCGCGTGCTTCCCGAAGGCATCCGCGTCTACGGTTCCCCGTGGAGCGGCAAGACCCCCTGCTACAAAGACGAATCACACCCGCTGGGCGGAATCGTGCTCCTGGAACAGGCGCCATTCAACAAAATTCGCGCGCTGCGCGGGATTGAAGCCTACGCGGCGATCCTCACGAGCATCTCCGGCAAGCGCTGGGAAAAATCCATCGCCGACGCCCTGCACGTTACCGAAAACGCAATCGCGATGGGCGCACGCATGTGGAACTTGCAGTGCCTTCCCGACGCCGACGCGGCTCGCCTCTGCCACGAAACCATAAAGGCGCGCTAGACATGCACAAAGAAAACGGCATGGCGACAAGCGACAGCGAAATCCTCTCCGAAGCCATCCGGCTTGCAGGCGAAGGAATTTCCATCACCTTTCCCGTCAACGGCAGGAGCATGCTCCCGTTTATTGTCGGCGGGAAAGAAAGCGTCATCCTCCAAAAGCCCCGCACGCCGCAAGAGGGCGACGTCGTCCTCGCCTACGTGGAGAACTGCCGCTACGTCATCCACCGCATCATCAGAATCGAAGGCGAAACAATTACGCTCATGGGCGACGGGAACCTCTACGGGGTCGAACACTGCCGCCTGCAAGACATCAAGGCAACCGCCACGCACGTGGTCGGGGCGAACGGAAGGAAGCGCTCGCTCGATTCCAGGCAATCGAGACGCCGTGCCGCGCTCTGGCTCAAGCTCAGGCCCGTACGAAAATGGCTACTATTGGTATATCGCATTATCCGCAAGGTAAAAAGCTTATGAAACTGAAAGAAGGATTCGTGCTGCGCGACGTGTGCGGCGAACAGGTCATCATGGGAGAAGGCATCGGCGCGCTCGACTTCGGGCGGCTCCTCTGCCTCAACGAGACCGCGGCATTCCTCTGGAAAAAAGCGGGCGAACAGGGGGACTTTTCCGCAGATTCCCTCACCGACGCCCTCTGCGCAGAATACGACGTGGCACGTGAACAGGCTATCGCCGACGTGAACGCCATCGTCGATGAATGGAAGAAGGTCGGCGTCGTAGAATGAAGTACGTAGCCTGGCTATGGCAAAACACGCGGGGGACGCGCCTGAACGGTTCCGTCCGCATCGCACTCGGGACCGCGCAAGTCGTGCTCGGGCTTTTGATGGTATGGCTCTCCAAGCGGTTCATTGACGAGACCATCCATACCGGCAGCAGGGAGGCCATCGTGCAGATGATCGTCCTGCTTGCGCTCACCGTGTTGGGCCGCATATTGCTCCGCCAGGTTTACTTCTACATGACGACCGTCGCGACGACCCGCAAGTCGAACGAACTGCGACTCAGCCTATTCTCGAAACTCTTTTCCAGGCGCCTCTTCGACGAAAAAGAACTCCACTCCGGCGACGTGACCTCGCGCCTTTCCAAGGACATCGACTCCGTATCGAGCGTCGTCGCGGATACGATTCCGCAAATGGTCGTCACGGGAATCCAGCTCATTGGCGCGTTCCTGCTCATGCGCTTCTTCGACGCCTGGCTCGCCTGGGCGCTCGTCATCTTCACCCCGCTCGCCATCATCCTCGGAAAATTCGTGGCAAGGCGCCTCCGCCGCATGACGCTCGACATCCGTGAAAAAGAAAGCCGGATACAGATGCACGTGCAGGAAGGCGTCGAATACAACGCAGTCCTGCGTTCCCTCGGGAGTGAGCAATGGATGGCCGACCGCCTCGACAACATGCAGCAGGAACTCAAGGGCAACGTACTGCGCCGCACGCGTTTCTCCGTCATCACGCGCTTCATGCTGGGAATCGCCTTCGGGTTCGGCTACCTCGCCGCGTTCATCTGGGGCGGCCTCGGGCTCTACCACGGCACCATCACCTTCGGCGTGATGACCTCCTTCCTGCAGCTCGTGGGTCAAATCCAGCAGCCGATACTCTCGCTCCTGAACATGACCCCGCAGGTGATACACTCCACCGCGAGCATAGACCGCCTCGAAGAATTGCAGACAAACGATTCCGACGAGCCCGCATTGAACAGCGCAGGCACGCAAACAGCAAACGGTGCCTTATTCAAAAACGCCGCCGGCATCCGGTTCGACGACGTCACGTTCAAATACGCGAAAGGCGACCGCGAAATCATATCGCATTTTTCGCATGACTTCAAACCCGGGAGCAAGACCGCCCTGATGGGCGAAACAGGCGCGGGCAAGACGACGCTATTCCGGCTCATCCTCGGGTTCATCGAACCTGCAAGCGGGAACGTCTCCGTATATGCGGACCAGTCGTTTACCGCAGGCAAATCAACGCGCGCAAATTTCATATTTGTCCCTCAGGGCAACACGCTCATGAGCGGCTCCATCCGGTATAACCTGCTCCTCGCAAAGCCAACCGCCGGCGACGAGGAACTCCGGGCGGCTTTGCATACCGCCTGTGCCGACTTCGTGTTTGAATTCCCCCTCGGGCTCGATACCGAAATCGGCGAGCGCGGCTGCGGTCTCAGCGAGGGCCAGGCACAGCGTATCGCAATCGCCCGCGGGCTTTTGCGCGAAGGTTCCGTCCTCCTGCTCGATGAAATCAGCGCCTCGCTCGACGAAGAGACCGAACGCGAACTCTACTCGCGCCTTTTCGCCGCCAATCCCGAAAAGACGATGCTGTTCATCACGCACCGCAGCGCCGTCTGCGAGCTCTGCGACGAAACCGTTCGGGTTTAATCAGACCTTTTCAACCTACATTCCTTAGACTATCGCCTACCGTCGTTAGTCTAAAAATTCTATATGGCGCTCTTGCAGAGCGCATTTGGCATCTGCGATGCCATGCGGCTGCATTTCGGCCATAGGTAATGTAAACATTACCTGCGGCACTCAATTTGCACGCATTTAGTACGGCTCGGCAATGCCAAAACAAAAAAATGTTTTGACGTCTACGACGTCAGTGGCTACGGCTCGCAAATGCAAAAAACAAGTTTTTTGCGCTTTCTCGCCTTGCACACTTTTGTCGCTGCTCTCACCTTTGACACTCTTCGAGTGTCTTTTGCTAGGCTCAAAAGTGGGCCTGTAAACAGTCCCGTTTCACTCGCCTTACGCAAAAGTTGCTAAATTTTCCCGCGTAAAATTTCCTAACCGAGGCATAACATGCTTGACATCAAGAAAATCCGTGAAAATCCGGAATACTACATTGCAGAAACCGAAAAGAAGTATACGACCGTCAGCCTGAAGGACGTTCTCGAAATCGACAACGAACGCCGCCCGCTCCTCACCGAGGTGGAACGCCTCAAGAGCGAACGCAACGCCGAATCCAAGAAGATCGGTGACTTGAAGAAGAAGGGCGAGAACGCCGACGAGGCCGTAGCCGCCATGCGCGCTCTCGGCGACAAGATCGACGAACTCGACAAGAAGCTCAAGGAACTCGACTACAAGCAGACCGAAATGCTCATGCACGTGCCGAACATCGCCCCGCGTTCTCCGGAAGGCAAGGACAGTTCGGACAACGTGGTGGAAAAGGACGGCCCGATTCCGTTTGACTACTACACCAAGAACGACGACTTCGCCCGCGTGGACCACAAGACCCTCGGCGAACGCCTCGGCATCTTCGACTTCGAACGCGGCGCCAAGATTTCCGGTTCCGGCTTCCCGGTCTACCGCGGCCTCGGTTCCCGCCTGGAACGCGCCCTCATCCAGTTCTTCCTCGACGAACACCAGAAGAACGGCTTCGAAGAATTTACGCCTCCGTACCTCGTGACCCGCAACACCATGCGCGGCACGGGCCAGCTCCCGAAGTTCGAAGAAGACATGTACCGCTGCGACAAGGACGACGACCTGTTCCTCATCCCGACCGCCGAAGTGCCCCTGACCAACCTCTATGCCGGCGAAGTGATTCCGGAATCCGAACTCCCGAAGCGCATCTGCGCCTACTCCGCCTGCTTCCGCCGCGAAGCCGGTTCCTACGGCAAGGACACCCGCGGTCTCCTCCGCCTGCACCAGTTCAACAAGGTGGAAATGGTCTACTTCGCCCATCCGGAACATAGCTACGAAGACCACGAAGAGCTCACCCGCTTCGGCGAAATGCTCCTCGAGAAGCTCGGCCTCCCCTACCACCGTCTGGCCCTCTGCAAGGGCGACCTCGGTTTCGGTGCCGCCAAGTGCTACGACCTCGAAGTCTACGCCCCTGTCGAAAAGAAGTGGCTCGAAGTCAGCTCCTGCAGTAACTTCGAAGACTACCAGGCACGCCGCGCCAACATCAAGACGAAGATTGGCGGCAAGAACACGTTCGTCCACACGCTGAACGGTTCGGGCCTCGCCACGCCGCGCGTGATGGTCGGCATCTGCGACAACTACCAGCAGAAGGACGGCTCGCTCTTGATTCCTGAAGTGCTTCGCCCGTACATGGGTGGCATGGAACGCATCGAACCGAAGAAGTAATCAGAATGTCACCCTGACGCTGAGCGTCCTCAGCATGACAGCAGGGTCAAAACGACACTTTACAAGAAACCCCGGTCGCAAAACCGGGGCTTCTTTTATACAATCCAAATAAAGGCTAGTGATTTTTCTTCCGGTTCTTCAGGCAGCGCACCGAATAAGCGTACTGCTTGTTCTTGCTATAGTCCCCGAGGAACGCATCGTTGTCGTAGTAGAGGTTCCAGTATGGAGCATGCGTCGGAGCTTTGCTCTCTTCGGCAACCCAGAAGTCCGCATCCTTGCCCATTTCCTTGAAATCGCCCTTCGCATTCTTGAAGCCGCCCGCCATCGCGCCAAAGCCGTAACGGTCCGTACCATCGGGCCATTCATCGCTATGCGTCCAGGAGAACTTCATCTTGAGGAGCGTACCGATCTTTTCCTTTTCATATTTGTTAGACTTCTTCATGAAATCGGTTAGCGCCTTCATCTCGGCACTAGTCGGCATGTGGTATCCGTCCGGACACACGCCTTGGTGTTCCCCACGCAATTTCGAAGCAGCAGACTCTCTTGCATAATTGGCCGGCAAAGCCATCGCCGCAGTCCAGGTGTAGAGCCTTCCGAACACGTTGCAGTTTTCGTTCTTGTTGTCGTAGCACCAGCTGCCTTCGGAACGGTAATTCAAGTTCTGTCCCATCCACACCTGGCCGCCGATAGTCACGAGCCTGTACAACTGACCATCGCGCTTGTCGCACAAGGAGCCTGCAGGTACATTTTCGCAATAAACGGGAGGAGGAGGTTCGACCGAAGAAGAGGAAACCACAATGACGGACGGCCTGTGCCTAGCCCTCAACGACGAGGAATATGTCGTGGCGACAGGTTCTTCGGCAACAAGCGTTCCGGCAGCGGAGGCCGTATCGGCAGGCGGTTCGACAACCGTATCTACAGGCGGTTTTTCCGTTTGTTCGGTTCGTTCGCGATAAACCATGGGAGTATCAAC is a window of Fibrobacter sp. DNA encoding:
- a CDS encoding thrombospondin type 3 repeat-containing protein — protein: MKKILFTLLILASILPAQIGPGRNTEGVHVPAAGTLEQGFLLISGSYEAVSDGHALAMDGYKVLGTDSTYALDKNTPSSGGAFAFGIGITDNIEFGARLPIYYEGEIAGTDLGGFGLGDLQAYLKYSYPIPSTPVDLAIYAETTAPTGTRSIGFRPRHQWFVYEEEDSYAFTAGKWALFFAGLISVNLGDFAHWNTYLGYLHVMESDNHTLLWGSGFELFPKRTVSGIIEVSAETGLLKDKAINALRNDVLRLTPAVKIHLPNELNLLLGMDIGIDFVRKATLDNSIEVHRRSGERNLEYNVRGTPEYSLVLAITKTLDFSRRDADNDGVIDKEDLCPNTELGVAVNSRGCPVDLDQDGILNIMDDCPGTPRGLQVDYKGCPIDSDGDSIPDYADKCPNTPKGTAVDDDGCILDSDGDGVDDRRDKCPNSLSRDKVDEFGCPLDDDHDGVLNDNDSCPETPRGYPVDKQGCPLDFDHDGVPNEIDMCPNSHAGEIVDEDGCPADYDKDGVPDSRDQCLETPYGFSVDINGCPSDHDRDSVPDALDKCPNTPPKAAVDSIGCPIDSDGDGILDYLDKCPGTFKNIIVGSNGCPLKPKNNLNMLAAHIKFKNNTDVLLNSSYTALNDVIYLMRKHVFFLEVQCSNVNGQEASDKQAQAIANYMIDKGIDMNRIKAQGFGTKLPQGEEYRLWNSSGVRLIPYEETTVEEQE
- a CDS encoding 8-oxo-dGTP diphosphatase; this encodes MINTTLCYIEQEGKYLLLHRVKKKNDINKDKWIGIGGKFEEGESPEDCIRRETMEETGLTLIRPKYRGIVTFISDGMQETEFMHLFTATEFAGELKECDEGTLEWVPKEDVVKLPHWDGDLIFLALLERGEPFFSLKLTYVGSTLTEALLNETPVFVKDFVK
- the lptE gene encoding LPS assembly lipoprotein LptE, with the translated sequence MIEMFRKMTSAKFLLACVVLAVAGALTGCYSFTASTLPSHIKTVQIHEVEDKTLDPVLANNIHTAVVEMFKKNAGGVRLVNDDANADFQMTLIGYTNKPENYNSNSDVETYRVTIRVSVKFYDNVKERIIYENKSLSAEGVYDVQKNEVEDRHGQARAIEKLQDLIIANALAKW
- a CDS encoding S24/S26 family peptidase, with translation MHKENGMATSDSEILSEAIRLAGEGISITFPVNGRSMLPFIVGGKESVILQKPRTPQEGDVVLAYVENCRYVIHRIIRIEGETITLMGDGNLYGVEHCRLQDIKATATHVVGANGRKRSLDSRQSRRRAALWLKLRPVRKWLLLVYRIIRKVKSL
- a CDS encoding PqqD family protein is translated as MKLKEGFVLRDVCGEQVIMGEGIGALDFGRLLCLNETAAFLWKKAGEQGDFSADSLTDALCAEYDVAREQAIADVNAIVDEWKKVGVVE
- a CDS encoding ABC transporter ATP-binding protein produces the protein MKYVAWLWQNTRGTRLNGSVRIALGTAQVVLGLLMVWLSKRFIDETIHTGSREAIVQMIVLLALTVLGRILLRQVYFYMTTVATTRKSNELRLSLFSKLFSRRLFDEKELHSGDVTSRLSKDIDSVSSVVADTIPQMVVTGIQLIGAFLLMRFFDAWLAWALVIFTPLAIILGKFVARRLRRMTLDIREKESRIQMHVQEGVEYNAVLRSLGSEQWMADRLDNMQQELKGNVLRRTRFSVITRFMLGIAFGFGYLAAFIWGGLGLYHGTITFGVMTSFLQLVGQIQQPILSLLNMTPQVIHSTASIDRLEELQTNDSDEPALNSAGTQTANGALFKNAAGIRFDDVTFKYAKGDREIISHFSHDFKPGSKTALMGETGAGKTTLFRLILGFIEPASGNVSVYADQSFTAGKSTRANFIFVPQGNTLMSGSIRYNLLLAKPTAGDEELRAALHTACADFVFEFPLGLDTEIGERGCGLSEGQAQRIAIARGLLREGSVLLLDEISASLDEETERELYSRLFAANPEKTMLFITHRSAVCELCDETVRV
- the serS gene encoding serine--tRNA ligase, with product MLDIKKIRENPEYYIAETEKKYTTVSLKDVLEIDNERRPLLTEVERLKSERNAESKKIGDLKKKGENADEAVAAMRALGDKIDELDKKLKELDYKQTEMLMHVPNIAPRSPEGKDSSDNVVEKDGPIPFDYYTKNDDFARVDHKTLGERLGIFDFERGAKISGSGFPVYRGLGSRLERALIQFFLDEHQKNGFEEFTPPYLVTRNTMRGTGQLPKFEEDMYRCDKDDDLFLIPTAEVPLTNLYAGEVIPESELPKRICAYSACFRREAGSYGKDTRGLLRLHQFNKVEMVYFAHPEHSYEDHEELTRFGEMLLEKLGLPYHRLALCKGDLGFGAAKCYDLEVYAPVEKKWLEVSSCSNFEDYQARRANIKTKIGGKNTFVHTLNGSGLATPRVMVGICDNYQQKDGSLLIPEVLRPYMGGMERIEPKK
- a CDS encoding fibrobacter succinogenes major paralogous domain-containing protein translates to MNIVKRRLFEGLLLAVAGMLFACNREEPFERQAPLRVREIPREQVQPAEPETKVDSTPVDTPMVYRERTEQTEKPPVDTVVEPPADTASAAGTLVAEEPVATTYSSSLRARHRPSVIVVSSSSVEPPPPVYCENVPAGSLCDKRDGQLYRLVTIGGQVWMGQNLNYRSEGSWCYDNKNENCNVFGRLYTWTAAMALPANYARESAASKLRGEHQGVCPDGYHMPTSAEMKALTDFMKKSNKYEKEKIGTLLKMKFSWTHSDEWPDGTDRYGFGAMAGGFKNAKGDFKEMGKDADFWVAEESKAPTHAPYWNLYYDNDAFLGDYSKNKQYAYSVRCLKNRKKNH